A stretch of DNA from bacterium:
GCTGTGGCACGGGGTGACGTATGCGCTCAAGCAGGATCCGGCTAAAGCCCTGCAGAAGATTGCGGGGCAGGTCTGGTGGGGCCTGATGGGAGCAAGCGTGGTACTGATTGCCGCCTGGGTTGTGTTCCTGCCACATGCCATGAGGCAACCGCTGGCATGGGTGGGGGGAGGGCTTTGTCTGGGTGGTGTGATCGGCGGCCGGTTGTTATTGGGCCGTAAAGGGTGGCCCTTTTGGTTTTCCTGTATCAATGTCACAGGGTTATGGGTTCTTATTCTGGCGTCATTGTATCCGGTTGTGTTGCCTGCCCGTCATCATCCCGAGTGGAGTCTGACCATCACTTCCGCCGCTGCGCCATTATCAACGTTAAAACTTTTGCTGGTTATGGGATTGATTCTGGTGCCCATCATTATAGCCTATAGTTATTTTACGTATCGGGTGTTCGTGAAAAAGGAGAGTAACGATGCAACAAATGGTCATTTGTAAATCATGTGGATATATCATGGCGCAGAGCAAGCTGGGTGCCGTGTGTCCTGCTTGCGGCGTGAAGGCTGTCATGTTCATTCCGCACGATGAGCGGATCTCTGACCGGCGCAAACTCTTGCTGGCCCTCGATATCCATCCGATATTGGTTCATTTCACCCAGGCCTATACGGCCACCATTCTGGTTCTTTCCCTGCTGGCGCTGATTTTGAAGCCAGGTTGGCTTGAGCGGATTACGACCGTGATAACGGTGCTGGGTTACGCGTTGCCATTGACGGTCATCGTCGCCTTTGCCGCCGGCTTGTTTGATGGAAAAACCCGCTTCAAGAAGTTCAAGACACCCTTGTTGGTTAAAAAAATGGTGCTGGGCGCAGTTTTCTTTGTGCTCACCTGTGGCGTTTTCGTGTGTGTCCTGTGCAATCCACTGCCACTGGTGCTCATCGCCGTGCTGAGTGCGATCGCCATGGTGTGTGCCTCTATTCTGGGATTCTGGGGCGTAAGCCTGCTGAATTCACGTTTCCCTGGGTGAGAAGTCAGTAGTCAGTAGTCAGTGAGCAGTTAACAGTAGGCAGTGGACAGTAAACAGTTGACAGTAAGCAGTAATTAATTTTTTTTCTGCCCACTGCCCACTGCCCACTGCCCACTGCCCACTGCCTACTGTTTTTCCACTGTCAGGCATTCGATCAGGCCGAGGAAGGCGTGGCGGGTTTTGAGATTTACAAAGCCGGCTTCATGAAAGAGAACGGCTAGGTGGTGACGATCCGGGTAGCGCGCCAGACTGTCGGCGATGTAGGCATAGACGCGGGGATCGCGATGCAGAATCCAGCCCCAGATACTTCCCCAGACCCTGAGAAGGGTGTGTCCGATGTGTTGAAGCCAGAGGTTCGCAGGCTTTGAGAAATCCAGAAATACAGCGATGCCGCCTGGCTTCAGGACACGGTGTATTTCCTGTATGGCTTCACGTAAATCGCCCGCATTTCGTAACGCATAGCCTCCGGTGACAATATCGACTGAACTATTTTTCAGATCGGTGTGGCCCATATCCCCGACCACGTAGCGCAGTTGCGGAGGTTGGCCATGTTGTTGTGCCTGAGTGAGCATGGCTTCCGTCAGATCGAGGCCAATGACGGTGCCGGCCGGATA
This window harbors:
- a CDS encoding ubiquinone/menaquinone biosynthesis methyltransferase, with protein sequence MLHEFLSQMREDLAEPNRTRKLNRDLFTLIAPQYDHATRFLSLGRDACWKDQLVAGLPKLPAPVCLDLACGTGDLTRRLAARYPAGTVIGLDLTEAMLTQAQQHGQPPQLRYVVGDMGHTDLKNSSVDIVTGGYALRNAGDLREAIQEIHRVLKPGGIAVFLDFSKPANLWLQHIGHTLLRVWGSIWGWILHRDPRVYAYIADSLARYPDRHHLAVLFHEAGFVNLKTRHAFLGLIECLTVEKQ